The following proteins are co-located in the uncultured Draconibacterium sp. genome:
- a CDS encoding outer membrane lipoprotein carrier protein LolA, producing the protein MKRTILIIAALIAVNVIWAQDTKAKQILDEVSAKTKTYKSFSASFIFSMENEEMEIDEKNEGTIKLKGQKYCVQLPGVGVEVFSDGTTLWNYMKEGNQVTISNLDDESSELMDPSSIFTIYEKGFRSEFVEEKKSGDKTLFRIDLFPDSEEYEVSKIEVTIDKASMMIHEATLYGTDGNLYGIVVKKMETDKDFPDTDFVFNQSKHADVEVIDFR; encoded by the coding sequence ATGAAAAGAACAATTTTAATTATAGCAGCCTTAATTGCAGTAAATGTAATTTGGGCTCAGGACACAAAAGCCAAACAGATTTTAGACGAAGTAAGTGCTAAAACAAAAACGTATAAGAGTTTTTCGGCCAGTTTTATTTTCTCGATGGAAAATGAAGAAATGGAAATTGATGAAAAAAATGAAGGTACGATTAAATTAAAAGGTCAAAAGTACTGTGTTCAACTTCCGGGTGTTGGAGTGGAAGTATTTTCAGATGGTACTACACTTTGGAATTATATGAAAGAAGGCAACCAGGTAACCATTTCAAATCTTGACGATGAAAGTAGTGAACTGATGGATCCGTCATCCATTTTTACAATTTATGAAAAAGGATTTCGCTCGGAGTTTGTGGAAGAGAAAAAGTCAGGTGATAAAACCCTTTTCCGAATTGATCTGTTTCCGGATTCGGAAGAATACGAAGTTTCAAAAATAGAAGTTACGATTGATAAAGCTTCCATGATGATACATGAAGCGACTTTGTACGGAACCGATGGTAATTTGTATGGTATTGTTGTTAAAAAGATGGAGACTGATAAAGATTTCCCTGATACCGACTTTGTATTCAATCAATCGAAGCATGCCGATGTGGAAGTAATTGACTTTAGATAA